ATCCGGCTATGAAGGCGCGAAGCCTGGTCCTCTTCCTCCTCGGCCTCCTCCTCTTCGCCTCCCCCTTCGCCCTCTTCTTCCGCGAGCCTTTAGGACCCGGGGGGCTCCCGCCCTTCTACCTCTACCTCTTCCTCGCCTGGGCAGGGTTCCTCCTCCTCCTCTTCCTCAACGCCAGGAGGCCATGAGCCCGGAAGCCCTCCTCGCCGGCCTCTTCCTCTACCTGGGCCTCCTCTTCCTCCTCGCCCGCCTGGGGGAAGAACGGGGAGGGCGCCTCTTCCAAAGCCCCTGGACCTACACCCTCTCCCTGGGGGTCTACGCCACCGCCTGGACCTTCTTCGGCAGCGCCGGCTGGGCCGCCACCTCGGGGCCCCTCTTCCTCACCATCTACCTGGGGCCCACCCTGGCCCTGGCCCTCTGGCCCCTTCTCCACCTGCGCCTTCTGCGCCTGGCCCGGGCCCACCGCCTCACCTCCTGGGCCGACTTCCTCTACCTGCGCTACGGCCGGGACCCCCTCTTGGGGGCGGTGGCCGCGGGGTTTCTCGTCCTCGGCCTCCTCCCCTACCTCGCCCTCCAGCTCAAGGCCATCGCCCAGGCCTTCCTCTTCCTGAGCGGGGAGGCGCGCCCCCTGGGGGACGTGGCCCTCTACACCGCCCTCCTCCTCGCCTTCTTCACCGTCCTCTTCGGCACCCGCCGCCTGGACCCCACGGAGCGGCACCGGGGCCTGGTCCTGGCCGTGGCCTTTGAAGGAGGGGTGAAGCTCTTCGCCATGCTGGCCCTGGGCCTTTACGCCCTCCTTGGGCACGGGACCGAGCCCTTCCGCGAGGCCGTCCGCCGGGGCCTTGACCCCCTCCTCCTCCCCCCCCAGGGCCTCGAGGGCCACCTGGCCTGGACGGGCCTCACCCTCCTCGCCCTCCTCGCCTTCCTCTTCCTCCCCCGGCAGTTCCACGTGGCCGTGGTGGAAAACACGGACGAGCGCCACCTGGCCCTGGCCTCCTGGGCCTTCCCCCTCTACCTCCTCCTTCTGAACTTGCCCATCCTGCCCCTGGCCCTCCTGGGCCGCCTGCACCACCCGGAGGTGCCCCCCGACCTCTACGTCCTCGCCGTGGCCCGGGAGGGCGGCGCGGCCCTGGCCTTCCTCGCCTTTTTGGGCGGGGTCTCGGCGGCCACGGCCATGGTGGTGGTGGAGACCCTCGCCCTCTCCATCCTCGTCTCCCACCACCTCCTCGCTCCCCTCCTCCTCCGACGCCAAGCCCTCGGGCGCCTCCTCCTCTTCCGGCGGGGGACGATCCTCGCCGTCCTCCTCCTCGCCTACCTCTACTTCCGCCTGGCGGGGGAGGCCTACGCCCTGGTGGGCATGGGGCTCATCTCCTTCGTGGCCGTGGCCCAGCTCGCCCCGGCGGGGCTCCTCGGCCTCTTCTGGCCGGGAAGCACCCGGGAAGGGGCCCTCGCGGGCCTTTTCGGGGGCATCCTGGTCTGGGCCTACACCCTCCTCCTGCCCGCCCTCGTCCGCTCCGGGTGGCTCCCCGAGGACCTCTTCGCCGCCCTGCCCTCCTTCCTCCACCCGGAGGGGCTTTTTGGGGTGCGGGGGCTTGACCCCGTGGTCCACGGCTTCCTGGCGAGCCTCCTCACGAACACGGGGCTCCACCTCCTCGTCTCCTTACGGCAACCCCCCTCCCCCCCGCCCTCCGGCCGGGCCGGGGAGGAGGAGGCCCTGGCCGACCTCCTGGAGAGGTTCCTGGGCCCCGAGGCCCGGGAAAGCCTGAGGGCCTACGCGAGGACCCTCAAGGGGCCCGACAAGGCGGAGCGCCTCGCCGAGCGGGCGGAGGCCCTCCTCGCCGGGGCCCTGGGGCCCGCCACCGCCCGCCTCCTCCTCCTCTCCGCCACCCGGGAGGTCCCCAGGGAGGCGGTGGAGGCGGCGGCCCGGGAGTCGCAACGGGTGCGGGCCTACGCCCAGGCCCTGGAGGCCGCCCAGCGCGAACTGGAGGCCGCCTACCGCCGCCTGGAGGAGATGGACCGCCTGAAGGACGAGTTCCTCGCCACCGTCTCCCACGAGCTCAAGACCCCCCTCACCGCGGTGCGGGCCCTGGCGGAGATTCTGGCCCAGGGGGAGGTGGGGGAGGAGGAAAGGCGGCGCTTCACCGCCCTCCTCGCCCAGGAGGCGGCCCGCCTCTCCCGGCTCGTGGAGGAGATCCTGGCCTACACCCGCCTGGAGGCCCGCCCCGAGGAGCCCCCGGCCCCCGCGGACCTGGAGGCCCTGGCCCAGGAGGCCCTGGCCCTCTCGGAGCCCCTGGCCCGGGAGCGGGGCCTCCGCCTCGAGGCCCGGCTCCAGCCCCTCCGGGTCCAGACCCACCGGGACCGGGCTCTCCAGGTCCTCCTCAACCTCCTCGCCAACGCCCTGCGCCACGCCCGAAGCCGGGTGGTCCTGGAGCTTCGCATGGAAGCGGGGGAGGCCCGCTTCCGCGTGGTGGACGACGGCCCCGGGGTCCCCGAGGCCCTGAGGGAACACATCTTCGCCCCCTTTCAGAGCTACGCCGGGGGGACGGGCCTGGGCCTCGCCATCGCCCGGAGGCTGGCGGAGGCCCTGGGCGGGCGGGTCTTTTTGGAAGACGGGGAAGGCGGGGTCTTCGTCTTCGCGTTACCCTTGGAGGGAGGCCATGGCCGAGGTGCTGATCGTGGACGATGAGGAAAGCATCCTGGTTCCCCTGGAGTTCCTCTTTCGCAAGGCCGGGCACCGGGTGGAGCTGGCGAGGACGGGGGAGGAGGCCCTAAGCCGCCTCGCCGAGAGGCCCTACGCCCTCGTGGTCCTGGACCTCATGCTCCCCGGGGTGGACGGGTTCCAGGTCCTCGAGGCCCTCAAAGCCCGCACCCCCGCCCCCAAAGTCCTGGTCCTCACCGCCAGAGGACGGGAGGCGGACCGGGCCAAGGCCAAGGCCTTGGGGGCGGACGCCTTCCTGGCCAAACCCTTCGGCGTCCAGGACCTCATGGCGGAGGCGCGCCGCCTCCTGGAGGAAGGATGAACGCCCTCCGCTTCCTCGGCGCCCTCCTCCTCGGCCTCCTCCTGGTGGGGGGAAGCCTCGCCCTCGGCCTCTTCCTCCTCCTGGAGGGCAACCCCGAGGCCCAGGCCGCCCTTTGGGAAGCGGTGCGGGCCCGGCCCATGGTGCCCCTCTTCACCGGCCTCCTCCTCCTGGGGGCGCTTTCCCTCCTCCTCTACCCGCCCTTCCTGGGCTACCTGGCCTTGACCCGGGCCTTGGGGCAGGAAAGCGAGGTGCTCCTCGCCCACCCCGGGCACCGCCTCACCCCCCGGGGGCCTTGGGAACTGCGCCACCTGGCCCGGCTCATCAACCGGCTGGCGGAGGAAAAGGAAAGGCTGGAGCAAAGGCTTAAGGAGGAGGCGGCCCAGGCCAAGGACCTGGTGGAGGCGGAGCGGGAGCGCCTCGCCCGGGTCCTGGCCCAGCTTCCCCAGGGGGTGGTGCTTTCGGACGAGCGGGGGCTCGTCCTCCTCTACAACCCCAAGGCCCGGGCCCTTCTGGGCGAGGGGCTCGGGGTGGGGAAAAGCCTCTTCGGCCTCCTGGACCGGTCCCTCCTCCTCCACGCCCAGTCCCTGCCCCAGGCCGCCTTCCTGGTCCAGGGCCCCAAGGGGCCTTTGCGCCTGAAGGCGCGGGCCTTGGAGGAGGGGTTTCTCCTCCTCCTGGAGGAGGCCCTCCCCGAAGGGCCGAGCCGGGAGCGGCTCCACCGCCTCAAGGACAAGGCGGCGGGGGTCCGGGCCCTGGTGGAGGTGCTGGAAAGGGAGGCCTCCGGGGAGGCGAAGCGGCTTCTCCAGGTGGCCCGGGAGGCCCTGGACGAGATCCAAGGCCTCCTCCAGGACCTCACCCCAAGCCCCCACGAGGAGGTGCTGGCCCAGGACCTCCTCCGCCTTTTGGCGGGCCGCCTGGAGGCGCGGCTCGCCCTCACCCCCGGGTGGACCCTGGAGCCGGAGGCGGAAGGGCTTCTCGTCCAGGCGGACACCTTCGCCCTGGCGGAGGGGCTCGCCAAGACCTTGGAGGGCACGGAGGAGGTCTTCCTCCGGGGAGGAGCCGAGGGGGAGGGGCTCTTCCGGCTCACCGTCCTCCTCCCCCGGGAAGCCCCCAGGCCCCACCCCCTCCTCGCCGAGGCCGCCGAGGCCACGGGAAGCCTTTGGCGGGAGGGAAACCGGCTCGTCCTCCTCCTCCCCGCCCGCAAAGCGCCCTCCGAGGCCCTAAAAGAGACCCCCGCCCCCAGGGCCCTGGTCTACGACCTCACCCTCCTCCAGGTGCCGCCGGGCCTGGAGGACGTCCCCCTGGACCAGCTCCTCTACACCGCCTTTGACCTGGAAACCACGGGCCTGGACCCCGAGCAAGACGCCGTGGTGGCCCTCGGCGGGGTCCATGTCCTGGGCCGGAGGGTCCTGCGGCAGGAGGCGTTTGAGGCCCTGGTGAACCCGGGGCGCCCCATCTCCCCCGCGGCCACGGCGGTCCACGGCCTCACGGCGGAGATGCTCCGGGACAAGCCCCCCTTGGAGGCGGTCCTCCCCGCCTTCCGCGCCTTCGTCCAGGACACGGTGCTCGTGGCCCACAACGGGGCCTTTGACCTGGCCTTCCTGCGCCGGGCGGGCCTGGACCAGCCCCCGCTCCTGGACACCCTCCTCCTCGCCCAGCTCCTCTTCCCCGACCTCAAGGACTACCGCCTCGAGGCCCTGGCCCACCGCTTCGGCGTCCCCGCCACCGGGCGGCACACCGCCCTGGGCGACGCCCTGATGACGGCGGAGGTCTTCGTGAGGATGCAGCCCCTCCTCTTTGAGCGGGGGCTTAAGCGGCTATGGGACGTGGTGGAAGCCTGCCGCCGCCTCCCCTTGGCCCGGCTCAGGTACTGAGCCGGGCGAGGGCCCTTCGGCCGATGTCCCTCCGGTACACCGCCCCGGGAAAGCCCACCTGGGGGATGTAGGCGTAAGCCCGCTCCAGGGCCTCTTTGAGGTCCCTCCCCAGGCCCACCACGTTCAAGACCCGCCCCCCGGCGCTCACCAGGCGCCCCCCTTCCCGCCGCGTCCCCGCGTGGAAGACCAAGACCCCTTGCGGGGGCTCGGGGACGTGGAGGGGGATCCCCTTCCTGGGGCTTTCGGGGTAGCCCGGGGCGGCGAGGACCACGCAGGCCGAAGCCCCTTCCCTCCAGGAAAGCTTCGTCCCCGCAAGCCTTCCCTCGGCGACCTTCAGGGCAAGCTCCACGAGGTCGCCCTCCAGAAGGGGCAGAACCGCCTGGGCCTCGGGGTCGCCGAAGCGGGCGTTGAACTCCAGGACCTTGGGGCCTTCCCGGGTGAGCATGAGGCCGGCGTAGACCACCCCCCGGTAGACCACCCCCTCCGCCCGGAGGCCCCGGAGGAGGGGCTTAAGGATCTCCTCCTCCACCCGCCTTAGGGTGGCCTCGTCCATGGGGTAAGGGGCCACGGCCCCCATCCCCCCCGTCATGGGGCCCTGGTCCCCCTCCAAAAGGCGCTTGTGGTCTTGGGAAGGGAGGAGGGGAAGGACGGTCTTTCCGTCGGTGAGGGCGAGGACCGTGGCCTCCTCCCCCTCCAGGTACTCCTCTATGACCACCTCCCCCCCCTCGGCCCGGTTCAGGATGTTGGCCACGGCCTGCTTGGCCTGGTGCAGGTCAAAGGCCACCGTAACCCCCTTCCCCGCGGCGAGCCCCGAGTCCTTGACCACCACGGGCACCCCCACCTCCTCCAGGTACGCCAGGGCCTCCAGGGGCTCCCGGAAGACCCGGTAGCGGGCCGTGGGGATGCCGTAGCGCTCCATGAGGCCCTTGGCGAAGGCCTTGGAGCCCTCAATCATGGCCGCCTTCTGTGTGGGGCCGAAAAGCAAAAGCCCCCGGGCCTGGAAGGCGTCGGCGATCCCCTCCACCAGGGGGGCTTCCGGGCCCACCAGGGTGAGGTCTATGCCTTCGGCGAGGGCCCAGTCCGCCAGGGCCTCCACGTCCCCGTTCCAGGGGACGAGCTCGGCCAGGGCCTCCATCCCGGCGTTTCCGGGGGCGGCGTAAAGCCGCTTCACCTTTGGGCTTTGGGCCGCCTTCCAAAGGAGGGCGTGCTCCCGCCCCCCGCTGCCCACCACGAGGACCTTCATGGTGAGGATTCTACCTGCAACGCCTCCTCCACCCGGGCCCGAACCTCCCCGGGAAGCCCCGCCACCTCCTCCAGGAGGACGGGGCTGGGCCCGGCGAGGAGGTGGGCGGCGAGGAAGGCGCCCCGGCCCCACTCCCCCCCTTGGCCCAAAAAGGCGGGGCCCACCAGCGCCTCCCGCCCCCAGGCGCGAAGGAGGGCCCAGGCCCTGAGGTAGAGGGGCTTTTCCCGCGGGGAGAGGGCCAGGAAGGCCCCCGCCGCCTCCCGCCCGAGCCGGGCCTCGAGGTCCGGGGGCGGGGGGAAGGCGAGCCCCCGGAGGAGGAGGCGGACGGCCTTGGGGTAAAGCCGGTGCTCCAGGCGGAGGACGCGGGCCTCCAGGGTCTCCGGCGTGTCCCCGGGGAGGACGGGTACCCGCCCCTGGAGGAGGATGGGCCCCGTGTCCATCCCCTGGTCCACGAAGTGAACGGTGGAGCCCGTCTCCCTTTCCCCCGCCTCCAGGACCCGCCGGTGCACGTGAAGCCCCGGGTAGTCGGGGAGGAGGGAGGGGTGGACGTTGAGGAGGCGGCCGTACCAGGGCTCCACGAACCGGGGGGAGAGGAGGCGCATGAAGCCCGCGAGGAGGACGAGGTCCACCCTCCTCTCCGCCAAAAGCCCCAAGGCCTCCTCCTCAAAGGCCCGCCGCCCCCGCCAGGGGAGGGCCACCGCCTCCACCCCCCGCCTCCTCGCCCGCTCCAGGGCGAAGGCCTCGGGGTTATCGGAGAGGACCAGGACCACCTCCCCCAAGGGGTGCCCCTTGGGGAAGGCCTGGAGGAGGGCCTCGAGGTTCGTCCCCCGCCCGGAGGCGAAGACGGCCATCCGAGCGGGCCGCCCCAAGGGAAAGGGCGTCACCTAACCCTCCAAAGCCTCCGGGTGGTGCTTCCGCCAGTAGCGCACGAGGCCCTGGAGGTTCATGAAGGGGGGGTCGGCGAGGGCGTAGAGGCGCATGCCCGCCTCGTCCACCCCGGCCCCCCTAAGGCCCTCGTGCCAGTAGGCCTCAAAGCGCCGGACCATCTCCTCCTCGGAAAGCCCTTCCTTCAGGCGGTGCAGCACCCAGCCCGCCCAGGCCTCCAGGGTCTCCCTGAGGGCTTGGAGGTGGGCCTCCACGTCCTCGTAGGGGCCGAAGTGGGTGAGGTAGAGGGCCTTGGGCCGCAGGGCGAGGAGGCGGTCCAAGGAGGCGTACCAGCTTTCCAGGTGGATGTCGGGGGGCGGGGTAGGGGGGAGGACCGGCCCGGGGGCGATGCGCACCCCGGCGATGTCCCCGGTGAAGACGAGGTCCCCCACCCGGTAGGCGTGGTGGTGGGAAGCGTGCCCCAGCGTCTCCACCGCCTGGACCTCGAGGCCGCCCAGGGCCACCACCTCCCCGTCGGCGAGGGGCCGCACCCGCTCCTCCGGGATCCCCCGGACCTCGCCCCAGAGGGCCTTGAGCCCGTCCCCGTAGATCCTTTCCGCCGAGGCGAGGAGCCGGGAGGGGTCCACGAGGTGGGGGGCGCCCCTGGGGTGGACGTAGACCGTGGCCCCAAGCTCCGCCAGGCGCCAGGCCGCCCCCGCGTGGTCCAGGTGGATGTGGGTCACGAAGACGTGGCGCACCTCCTCGGGGGCCACCCCCTCCGCCCGCAGGGCCTCCACGAGCCGCGGGTAGCAGCTTTCCGGCCCCGTCTCCACGAGGACGGGCCCCTCCCCGGAGTCCAGGAGGAAGCTCGCGATAACGCGCTCCGCTCCCTGGAAGTGGAGGTCCAAGACCTTCACCACGGCCTCTCCTCCTTGGGCCCGATGAGGGTGAAGAGGGTCCCCACGCCCTCCACGGCCACCTCCAACCGGTCCCCGGGCCTCAGGGCCCCCACGCCCTCGGGGGTCCCGGTGAGGACCACGTCCAAAGGCTCCAGGGTCATGAAGCCCGAGATGTAGGCGAGGATCTCGGCCACGCTGAAGATCATCTGGGAGGTGTGCCCCTCCTGGCGGAGCTCCCCGTTCACGTAGGTGCGGATCCAGGTGTTCTGGGGGTCCAGATCGGTTTCCAGCCAGGGGCCCAAGGGGAGGAACTTGTCGGCGCTCTTGGCCCGGACCCACTGGAGGTCCTTCTTCTGCACGTCCCGGGCGGTGATGTCCACGGCGATGGTGTAGCCCAGGACGTGGTCCAGGGCCTTCTCCGGAGGAACACGGCGCATCCTATCCCCCACGACCACGGCAAGCTCCCCCTCGTAGTGGAGCTCCTGTGTGAAAAAGGGGTAGGGGACGGGCTCGGCGGTGCCCCACGGGTCCCTGGGGTTCCCGGGCCGGGCCAGGGCGTTGGGCCCCTTGAGGAAGAGGCCGGGCTCCTTGGGCAGGTCCTCCCCGAAGTCGTGCCCCATCTCCCGGATGTGCTCCCGGTAGTTCCGCCCTACGCAGACGATCTTGGTGGGCGTGGCCGGGGGCAGCAGGGTGACGGAGGCCAGGTCGTACCGCCTTCCCGTGGGGTTCCCCCCGGGGCCGTCCGTCTCCAGGACGAGCTCGCCCTCGAGGACCCCCCACCTCCCCTCGTTGAAGCGCAGGATCTTCATGCCCCTAAGCTACCACCTGCCCGCCAGGATTTGCAGGCCCCGGAGGAGGACGACCCCCGCCACGAGAAGCGCCCCAAGCCTCGCCTCCCCGGAGAGGGTGTAGACGAGGAGGAGGTAGCCGAAGATGGCCCCAAAGGGGATGGGGTAGATCCCCTTGCGCCGCCTCCCCCAGAAGAGGAGGTGGTAAAGCCCCGCCACAACAAGGCCGAAGAGGGCGGCCCAGAAGGTCTCCGCTGGCCGCCAGACGAGGAAGAAGCCGAGGGAGGGGGCGATGCCGCCGCCGCCCCTAAAGCGGAAGAAAACGGGCCAGGTGTGTCCGGCCACGAGCAAGGCCCCGGCCCAGGGAAGGTAGGCCTCCGGGGTCAAAAGGGCCACCAGCGCCCCCTTGCCCAGGTCAAAGGCCACCGCGAGGAGGGCCGCCCAGGGCCCCTTCCTCCGGAAGACCCCCGAGCCCCCGGGGAGGTCCTTTCCCCGCACCTCCGGGAAGAAGAGGAGCCCGGCCACCAAGGAGCCCACGAGGTAGGCGAAAACCAGGTAGGCCACGGGAGGATCTTACCAGGGCCTTGCCCCCTTGGGCGGGGTGGCCTATGCTAGGAAGTGGAAGTTTCCGTGAATCGCTTCCACCCGAGGGAACGATGAAGCGCAAAAAGCCCACCATCCACGATGTGGCGGCCAAGGCGGGCGTGGGCCTCGGCACCGTGAGCCGGGTCCTCAACGACCACCCCGCGGTGCGCCCCGAGACCCGGGCCCGGGTGCTCAGGGCCATGGAGGAGCTGGGCTACGCGCCCAACCCCCACGCCCGCAGGATCGCAGGGGGGCGGAGCTACACGGTGAGCGTCCTCCTTCCCTTCGTGGCCACCGAGTTCTACCGCAGGCTCGTGGAGGGGATTGAGGGCGTCCTCCTGGAGCAGCGCTACGACCTTGCCCTCTTCCCCATCCTCTCCCTGGCCCGGCTTAAGCGCTACCTGGAGAACACCACCCTGGCCTACCTCACCGACGGCCTCATCCTCGCCTCCTACGACCTCACGGAGCACTTTGAGGGAGGGAGGTTGCCCACCGAGCGCCCCGTGGTGCTGGTGGACGCGCAAAACCCCCGCTACGACTCCGTCTACCTGGACAACCGCCTGGGGGGAAGGCTCGCCGGGGCCTACCTCGCCCGCTTCCCGGGGCCCATCTTCGCCATCGCCGTGGAGGAAGAGCCCGACCGGGCCTTCCGCCGCACGGTCTTCGCCGAACGGATGGCGGGCTTCCGGGAGGCCCTGGAGGAGGCCGGCCGCCCCTTCTCCCCCGACCGGCTCTACACCACCCGCCACTCCCAGGAGGGGGGGCGCCTCGCCCTCCGCCACTTCCTGGAGAAGGCCTCCCCGCCCCTCAACGTCTTCGCCGGGGCGGACCAGGTGGCCTTAGGGGTCCTGGAAGAGGCGGCAAGGCTCGGCCTCACCCCCGGGAGGGACGTGCGGGTCCTGGGGTTTGACGGCCACCCCTTCGCCGAGGAGGCGGGGCTTTCCACCATCGCCCAGCCCGTGGAGGCCATGGGGGCCCGGGCGGCCCAGCTCCTCTTGGAGAGGATGCGGGGCTACCAGGGCCCGCCCCGGGAGGTGCGCTTTGAGCCCGTTCTCGTGGAGCGGGCCTCCACCGGCACCCCGCCCGCCGCCCTCTACGTGCCGTAAGCTAGACCCATGGGGTGGGAAGGAATCGCCCGCGGGGTGCGCTGGGTCATGGTCCTCCCGGTCCTGGGCTTGTTGCTGGGTTCCTTCTACTTCGCCTTCCACGCCCTCCTGGAGGCCGTCAAGGGGTTGTCCCAGGGCCTCGAGGCCGCCCTCCCCGCCCTGGTGGGCGCCGTGGACCTGGCCCTCCTCTCCGCCGTCTTCCTCATCTTCAGCCTGGGCCTCTTTGAGCTTTTCATCCACAAGCTGGACCTCCCCCTGGACAACGTCCTCATGGTGAAAAGCCTCGCCGACCTCAAGGCCAAGCTGGGCCAGGTCATCGTCATGATCCTGGTGGTGAAGTTCTTTGAAAAGGCCCTCGCCTTCCAACCCAAAGAGGCCCTGGACTTCTTCCTCTTCGCGGGAGGGGTCGCCCTCCTGGCCGGGGCCCTTTGGGTCTCCGCCCGGGAGTAGTGCTGGTCTATTTGGACCAAAACCACGCCAGCCGCATGGCCAAGCACCTCCTGGGGCAAAGGGGGCACGAGGCCTTCGGCAGGCTCTTTCTGGCCCTCAAGGGGAGGGCCATCGCCCCCCCAAGCCCCTTCCACGTCCTGGAAACCCTCTTTCCCCAGAGGGGCCCCGAGGAGAAGGCGGGCTACCTCCTCCCCGCCCTCCAGGAGGTCTTCGCCACCCTCTCGGGGGGCTACTGGGTCCGGCCTTGGCAGGAGGTGGCCGCAAGGCAGCGCCGGGGGCTCCACCGGGAGGACCTCCTCTCCGAGGAGGGAAGCTGGGAGACCCCGGCGGACCTCTCTCCCTTCCAGGGGCTTCCCGAGGCCCTTCGCGGCCTGCCCTACGAGGAGGCCCACGCCCTGGCCTTAAGGGAGGTCCGGGAGCGGACCGGGCTTGAGGAGGTGCCCTTCGTCAGGCTCCTCGCCCGCCTCCTCGCCCGGATGGCCTCCGACCCCCAGCGCAGGCCCCGCCCCTCCGACCTCCTGGACGCGGTGATGGCGGCCACGGTCTACCCCTACGTGGACCTCCTCCTCACCGACCGCTACCTGCGAAACCTCCTCCCCGAGAAGAGCGTGGGGGGGCGGAGGAAAGAGGTGGAGGCCCTGGTCAGGCGCCTTGAAGGGGAGTAGACTCCGGGGCGTGAGAGGCATCCGGGACCCTCGCCTCCTCCCCATCGCCGAGAAGGTGATGGAGGGGAAAAGGCTTTCCTTTGAGGACGGCCTCGTCCTCTACCAGACCAAGGACCTTCCCACCCTCATGCGCCTCGCCAACCTGGTGCGGGAAAGGAAGCACGGGCACAAGACCTACTTCGTCCACTCCATCCGCGTCTCCCAGACCAACATCTGCTACGTGGGGTGCACCTTCTGCGCCTTCCAAAGGCGCTTCGGCGAGGAAGGGGCCTGGGACTTTGACGTGGACGAGGTGGTGGCCTGGGTCAAGGAGCGCTACCAGCCGGGGCTCACGGAAATCCACCTCACGGCGGGCCACCACCCCAAAAGGCCCTTCTCCTACTACCTGGACCTGGTGCGGGCCCTAAAGGAGAACTTCCCCGGGGTCCAGGTGAAGGCCTGGACCGCGGCGGAGATCCACCACTTCTCCAAGATCGCCCGCCTCTCCTACCGGGAGGTCCTAGAGGCCCTGAAGGAAGCGGGCCTGGACGCCATGCCGGGAGGCGGGGCGGAGATCTTCGCCGAAAGGGTGCGGAGGAGGATCGCCCGGGCCAAGGTCTCGGCGGAAGGGTGGCTTGCGATCCACCGCACCGCCCACGAGCTCGGCATCCCCACCAACGCCACCATGCTCTACGGGCACATAGAGACCCTGGAGGAGCGCCTGGACCACATGGACCGCCTCCGCCGCCTCCAGGACGAGACCGGAGGCT
This region of Thermus thermophilus genomic DNA includes:
- a CDS encoding substrate-binding domain-containing protein → MKRKKPTIHDVAAKAGVGLGTVSRVLNDHPAVRPETRARVLRAMEELGYAPNPHARRIAGGRSYTVSVLLPFVATEFYRRLVEGIEGVLLEQRYDLALFPILSLARLKRYLENTTLAYLTDGLILASYDLTEHFEGGRLPTERPVVLVDAQNPRYDSVYLDNRLGGRLAGAYLARFPGPIFAIAVEEEPDRAFRRTVFAERMAGFREALEEAGRPFSPDRLYTTRHSQEGGRLALRHFLEKASPPLNVFAGADQVALGVLEEAARLGLTPGRDVRVLGFDGHPFAEEAGLSTIAQPVEAMGARAAQLLLERMRGYQGPPREVRFEPVLVERASTGTPPAALYVP
- a CDS encoding YqhA family protein, translating into MGWEGIARGVRWVMVLPVLGLLLGSFYFAFHALLEAVKGLSQGLEAALPALVGAVDLALLSAVFLIFSLGLFELFIHKLDLPLDNVLMVKSLADLKAKLGQVIVMILVVKFFEKALAFQPKEALDFFLFAGGVALLAGALWVSARE
- the mqnE gene encoding aminofutalosine synthase MqnE, producing MRGIRDPRLLPIAEKVMEGKRLSFEDGLVLYQTKDLPTLMRLANLVRERKHGHKTYFVHSIRVSQTNICYVGCTFCAFQRRFGEEGAWDFDVDEVVAWVKERYQPGLTEIHLTAGHHPKRPFSYYLDLVRALKENFPGVQVKAWTAAEIHHFSKIARLSYREVLEALKEAGLDAMPGGGAEIFAERVRRRIARAKVSAEGWLAIHRTAHELGIPTNATMLYGHIETLEERLDHMDRLRRLQDETGGFMSFIPLAFQPDGNQLARELGKKEFTTGLDDLRNLAVARLYLDNFPHIKGYWATLTPELAQVSLDWGVTDIDGTLIEERIVHMAGSPTPQGLTKRELARIILMAGRIPVERDALYREVRVWDRVEA